One Nitrospina watsonii DNA segment encodes these proteins:
- a CDS encoding S1/P1 nuclease translates to MIWGWGTFAVLLTWSGWLTPAWAWGPEGHRIVAHIAEMRLEPAVRNTLERDFNIKHLTSIANWADRIKKEPGAADVLHYTNIAEGERAYVQRRDCPRRNCVTEKIFEYRDRVSDPARAHARRVEALKFLVHLVADVHQPMHLGNARDRGGNEITVRVGRHRTNLHALWDSGLIDLDGQSLLHYARALHAGLTPEQVQDWQRGDAVAWTNESRALVLTYGYDLLQDERGRLAVRYLERGRQVVATQLLKAGVRLAHLLNRTLQ, encoded by the coding sequence ATGATATGGGGGTGGGGGACCTTCGCCGTCTTGCTGACATGGAGCGGATGGCTGACCCCCGCCTGGGCGTGGGGGCCGGAGGGCCACCGCATCGTTGCCCACATTGCCGAGATGCGTCTGGAACCCGCCGTCCGCAACACCCTGGAACGAGATTTCAATATAAAGCATCTGACGTCCATTGCCAACTGGGCCGACCGCATCAAAAAAGAACCCGGCGCGGCCGATGTCCTGCATTACACCAACATCGCCGAGGGGGAACGCGCCTACGTGCAGCGCCGCGACTGCCCGCGCCGCAACTGCGTGACGGAAAAAATCTTTGAATACCGGGATAGGGTGTCCGACCCGGCCCGCGCACACGCCAGGCGGGTGGAGGCGCTGAAGTTTCTGGTGCATCTGGTGGCGGACGTGCATCAACCCATGCACCTGGGCAACGCCCGCGACCGCGGCGGCAATGAAATAACCGTTCGCGTCGGTCGCCACCGCACCAACCTGCATGCGTTGTGGGACAGCGGGCTGATCGACCTCGACGGACAATCTCTGTTACACTATGCCCGCGCGTTGCATGCAGGCCTCACCCCAGAGCAGGTGCAGGACTGGCAACGTGGCGATGCGGTGGCGTGGACCAACGAGTCGCGCGCCCTCGTGCTCACATATGGATACGACTTGCTGCAAGATGAACGCGGACGATTGGCCGTCAGGTATCTGGAACGCGGCCGGCAGGTGGTCGCCACGCAACTCCTGAAAGCCGGTGTCCGCCTGGCTCATTTGTTGAACCGGACTTTGCAATGA
- a CDS encoding lysophospholipid acyltransferase family protein, which produces MTQAYHTLRFWTVIIGLSIVMSSLCIGARLIDRSGDLSHRISSFWGRLLCRLNGIRVEVEGLEHIRPDRAQILIANHQGFFDIFGLSGYLPIQLRWVAKASLFRIPFVGWSMRASGYIPVERDSRKKAHQAFMASIEKLKAGYSIVIFPEGTRSADGIIGPFKKGSHLMAMRARVPMVPVTLIGSGRIIRKGSGAIRPGPIRIIIGKPVEYEVIAAKKEESVLEALRETICANYRLHAPTPPPAESEGKPSTGV; this is translated from the coding sequence ATGACCCAAGCCTATCACACCCTCCGGTTCTGGACCGTCATCATCGGGCTGTCCATCGTCATGAGTTCCCTCTGCATCGGCGCACGCCTGATCGATCGCAGCGGTGACCTGTCACATCGCATCTCTTCGTTCTGGGGACGCCTGCTGTGCCGCCTGAACGGCATTCGTGTGGAGGTGGAGGGGCTGGAGCATATCCGTCCGGACCGGGCACAGATCCTCATCGCCAACCATCAGGGGTTTTTCGATATCTTCGGGCTGTCGGGCTACCTGCCGATCCAACTGCGGTGGGTGGCGAAAGCGAGCCTGTTCCGGATCCCCTTCGTCGGCTGGTCGATGCGGGCTTCGGGTTACATTCCGGTGGAACGGGACAGCCGCAAGAAAGCGCATCAGGCCTTCATGGCCTCGATTGAAAAACTCAAGGCGGGCTATTCCATCGTCATTTTTCCGGAGGGAACGCGGTCGGCGGACGGCATCATCGGTCCGTTCAAAAAAGGCAGCCACCTGATGGCGATGCGCGCCAGGGTGCCCATGGTCCCGGTCACCCTGATCGGCAGCGGACGCATCATCCGCAAAGGCAGCGGCGCCATCCGCCCCGGTCCCATCCGCATCATCATCGGCAAACCGGTCGAGTATGAAGTGATCGCCGCCAAAAAGGAAGAATCGGTGTTGGAAGCCCTGCGCGAGACCATCTGCGCCAACTACCGGTTGCATGCACCGACGCCCCCCCCGGCGGAATCCGAAGGCAAGCCCTCAACCGGCGTTTAA
- a CDS encoding peroxiredoxin family protein yields MADKLEVGDRAPHFELPAVYGYKAGATSPSAEEGVTIKLKDFENKQWLILVFYTFDASPEDTRLMVSLNGYNRKFQTREVEMMGVSWNGVQSHRQFIEVYQLNFTLLSDEKKEMTEKYGVVYEEEDLGQMVKKIRRSTFVIDKTGMIRAVWHDIEDLREHPKEVWAFIQKEKV; encoded by the coding sequence ATGGCTGACAAACTGGAGGTAGGGGACCGGGCCCCTCATTTCGAACTGCCCGCGGTGTACGGTTACAAGGCAGGGGCCACCAGCCCCTCGGCTGAAGAAGGCGTCACCATCAAGCTCAAGGATTTTGAAAACAAGCAGTGGCTGATTCTTGTTTTCTACACCTTCGACGCCAGTCCGGAAGACACCCGGCTGATGGTTTCCCTCAACGGTTACAACCGCAAGTTTCAGACCCGGGAAGTTGAAATGATGGGAGTCAGCTGGAATGGCGTGCAGTCTCACCGCCAGTTCATCGAGGTCTATCAGTTGAACTTCACCCTGTTGTCCGATGAAAAGAAGGAAATGACCGAGAAGTATGGCGTGGTCTATGAAGAGGAAGACTTGGGACAGATGGTCAAAAAAATCCGCCGGTCCACGTTCGTGATCGACAAGACGGGCATGATCCGCGCCGTCTGGCACGACATCGAAGACCTGCGGGAACATCCCAAGGAAGTGTGGGCCTTCATCCAGAAAGAGAAGGTTTAA
- a CDS encoding glutaredoxin family protein — protein MSDNIEEQIKDEISENKILIYGKGTRHAPRCGFTVETIQFFDKYGYPFEVVDVLDDMQKRETLNKLTNWPTLPKVFIDGKFYGDTDILDEMEAKGEVEPLLKEAFGEK, from the coding sequence ATGTCGGACAACATCGAAGAACAGATCAAAGACGAAATTTCTGAAAACAAAATCCTGATTTACGGCAAAGGCACCCGCCATGCGCCGCGTTGCGGGTTCACCGTAGAAACCATCCAGTTTTTCGACAAGTATGGTTATCCCTTCGAAGTGGTCGATGTTCTGGATGACATGCAGAAACGGGAGACCCTGAACAAGTTGACCAACTGGCCGACGTTGCCGAAGGTGTTCATCGACGGCAAATTTTACGGGGATACGGACATCCTGGATGAAATGGAAGCCAAGGGGGAAGTCGAGCCGTTGCTGAAAGAAGCATTCGGCGAAAAATAA
- a CDS encoding BolA/IbaG family iron-sulfur metabolism protein — MISVPDLIKLVTDTLPDAEVQCMDKTGMRDHYIIHVTSQEFEGKNVMERHRLVQTCLNAAMQDGRLHAAEIKTATP, encoded by the coding sequence ATGATTAGCGTCCCGGACCTGATCAAACTGGTGACTGACACCCTGCCCGATGCCGAGGTCCAGTGCATGGACAAAACGGGGATGCGGGACCATTACATCATTCATGTGACCTCGCAGGAGTTTGAGGGCAAAAACGTGATGGAGCGCCATCGGCTGGTGCAAACCTGCCTGAATGCGGCCATGCAGGACGGGCGTCTGCATGCGGCGGAGATCAAAACCGCGACTCCGTAG
- a CDS encoding HesB/IscA family protein, translated as MTKTSEFISITPKASEEVKKLIEAENNPQIGLRLGVKGGGCSGLSYDLGFTPKEDGDTEVDFGEFNVFMDPKSLIYLKGMQLDYQGGLQGKGFVFVNPNAKSVCGCGESFSLT; from the coding sequence ATGACAAAAACCTCGGAATTCATATCCATTACACCTAAAGCCAGTGAGGAAGTCAAGAAGCTGATCGAGGCGGAAAACAATCCCCAAATCGGGCTGCGGCTCGGCGTCAAAGGGGGCGGATGCTCTGGCCTGTCGTACGACCTCGGGTTCACCCCGAAAGAAGACGGGGACACGGAAGTCGATTTTGGGGAGTTCAATGTCTTCATGGACCCCAAAAGCCTGATCTACCTGAAAGGCATGCAGTTGGACTATCAGGGCGGCCTGCAGGGCAAGGGCTTCGTGTTCGTCAATCCCAACGCCAAATCCGTATGCGGTTGCGGCGAGTCGTTCTCCCTGACCTGA
- the ygfZ gene encoding CAF17-like 4Fe-4S cluster assembly/insertion protein YgfZ produces MKATISIAEEHKQLRESCAYFLMDDWCLVSAAGSDTLDYLQTQTTNDMLKLEVGDGIDNAVTDRRAKLLANFSVHRDSETSALLLVETAQRDRLIDTLETYHIREKVEFDKDLAWNRLLALQGPKSPVILDALTGQVNNLMKHNDVKTVTLDGQDIGILSKNLTGEDGFVLAYPAAMEDTLIGKLMEAGSEHGLIAIGPETREVLRIEAGIPTYGKDMDDRQILPETGLEHSAVSYHKGCYTGQEVIARIKTYGSPAFALIGLIIEGDTLPPRDTEIKLKNKKVGTLKSAVYSPYLQQNIALGYMQKDYRSPGQTYEVMLHDEPYTIKTALLPFYQTASRTERAEALHKQALEHYKQEDDLDKPIALLREAIALDPKYAPGYEALGVMLSKQKKLDEAISLMKRLAEIDPTEIMAHTNLSIYYMEQGRIEDAENEKAEATALQFEKMVEESQAKKAREKKAGQDRAEQERQLEMFIKVLGIDPIDQVANFGLGSIYFDTGRYEEAVTPLQTVVEHYKDYSAAYLLLGKTLDRLSRKEEAAEVFKKGIAAASKKGDLMPLRDMQNRLNQILHSES; encoded by the coding sequence ATGAAAGCCACCATTTCCATCGCTGAAGAACACAAGCAACTGCGCGAGTCCTGCGCTTATTTTTTGATGGACGACTGGTGCCTGGTGTCCGCGGCCGGTTCCGACACGTTGGATTACCTGCAAACCCAGACCACCAACGACATGCTGAAGCTGGAAGTCGGCGATGGCATCGACAACGCCGTCACCGACCGCCGCGCCAAACTGCTGGCCAACTTTTCGGTGCACCGCGACTCGGAAACCTCGGCGCTGCTGCTGGTGGAAACGGCGCAACGTGATCGCCTCATCGACACACTCGAAACCTACCACATCCGCGAAAAGGTCGAGTTCGACAAAGACCTCGCCTGGAACCGGCTGCTGGCCTTGCAGGGTCCGAAAAGCCCGGTGATCCTCGACGCCCTCACCGGTCAGGTGAACAACCTGATGAAGCACAACGACGTCAAAACCGTCACGCTCGACGGGCAGGACATCGGCATCTTGAGCAAGAACCTGACCGGCGAAGATGGCTTCGTGTTGGCCTACCCGGCGGCCATGGAAGACACGCTGATCGGCAAACTCATGGAAGCGGGCAGCGAACACGGCCTCATTGCCATCGGTCCGGAAACCCGCGAGGTGCTGCGCATCGAGGCGGGCATCCCGACTTACGGCAAGGACATGGACGACCGCCAGATCCTGCCCGAAACCGGGCTCGAGCACAGCGCCGTCAGTTACCACAAGGGCTGTTACACGGGACAGGAGGTCATCGCCCGCATCAAGACTTACGGCTCGCCGGCCTTCGCCCTCATCGGTCTCATCATCGAAGGCGACACCCTGCCGCCGCGCGACACGGAAATCAAATTGAAAAACAAAAAGGTCGGCACCCTCAAAAGCGCCGTGTACTCTCCCTATCTCCAACAGAACATCGCGCTGGGTTACATGCAGAAGGATTACCGCTCTCCGGGCCAGACCTATGAAGTGATGCTGCACGACGAACCTTATACGATCAAAACCGCACTGCTGCCGTTTTACCAGACGGCGTCGCGCACCGAGCGGGCGGAAGCGCTGCACAAGCAGGCGCTCGAACATTACAAACAGGAAGACGATCTGGACAAGCCCATCGCGCTGCTGCGCGAGGCCATCGCACTCGATCCCAAATACGCACCGGGTTACGAGGCGTTGGGGGTCATGCTCTCCAAGCAGAAAAAACTCGACGAGGCCATCTCGCTCATGAAGCGGCTGGCGGAGATCGATCCGACGGAAATCATGGCGCACACCAACCTGTCGATCTATTACATGGAACAGGGACGCATCGAAGACGCGGAAAACGAAAAGGCGGAGGCGACGGCACTCCAGTTCGAAAAGATGGTCGAGGAAAGTCAGGCCAAAAAAGCCCGTGAAAAGAAAGCGGGGCAGGACCGCGCCGAACAGGAACGGCAGCTGGAAATGTTCATCAAGGTGCTGGGCATCGATCCCATCGATCAGGTCGCCAACTTCGGACTGGGCTCGATCTACTTCGACACCGGCCGGTACGAGGAAGCGGTCACGCCTCTGCAAACCGTCGTGGAGCATTACAAGGACTATTCCGCCGCCTACCTGTTGCTGGGCAAGACGCTGGACAGACTGTCACGCAAGGAAGAAGCCGCCGAAGTGTTTAAAAAGGGCATCGCCGCCGCTTCAAAGAAAGGCGACCTGATGCCGCTGCGCGACATGCAGAACCGGCTGAATCAGATTTTGCACTCCGAATCCTGA
- a CDS encoding ethylbenzene dehydrogenase-related protein: protein MASSKAPLWAFCCFWLLVMAATPGGAVTIEALRVQTPIPLNPMDPFWSRSENQPQQNLIDLLPQMITNPMWPDPATKWVMVQAAVNDRSIAIRLEWVDATRNDILVQSQQYRDQAAIMFPVDQQGPLPPFTMGGEGEPVNIWQWKATWDKEGAGYAGNEMMQDIEDQYQYMAMGSGSYYIYEPDGGLKLSDEQRKHVSERQTFIDPGMGKNEGVYNPGRATGNILSDNTLRHSPVEDLNAEGFSTLTTQAEQNVDGYGNWSNSRWSVVFKRTLKTGDKNDTQFEGQKTAVAFAIWNGRNKERNGQKGVTPFHELSYR, encoded by the coding sequence ATGGCAAGTTCGAAAGCCCCGTTGTGGGCGTTTTGTTGCTTTTGGCTTTTGGTGATGGCCGCCACCCCTGGCGGTGCGGTCACCATTGAAGCCCTGCGCGTGCAGACGCCCATTCCGCTCAACCCGATGGACCCCTTCTGGTCCCGCAGTGAAAACCAGCCTCAGCAAAACCTGATCGACCTGCTGCCGCAGATGATCACCAATCCCATGTGGCCGGACCCGGCGACGAAATGGGTCATGGTGCAGGCAGCGGTGAACGATCGATCCATCGCCATCCGTCTGGAATGGGTCGATGCCACCCGCAACGACATCCTCGTTCAGTCGCAGCAGTACCGCGACCAGGCGGCCATCATGTTTCCCGTCGATCAACAAGGTCCCCTGCCGCCGTTCACCATGGGCGGGGAAGGGGAGCCGGTCAATATCTGGCAATGGAAAGCGACGTGGGATAAGGAAGGGGCCGGCTATGCCGGCAATGAAATGATGCAGGACATCGAGGATCAGTATCAGTACATGGCGATGGGCTCCGGCAGCTATTATATTTATGAACCGGATGGCGGGCTCAAGCTTTCCGACGAACAGCGCAAGCATGTCTCCGAACGGCAGACCTTCATCGATCCGGGCATGGGAAAAAACGAAGGCGTGTACAACCCCGGCCGGGCCACAGGCAATATCCTGTCCGACAACACCCTGCGGCATTCCCCGGTGGAAGACCTCAATGCCGAAGGCTTCAGCACCCTCACCACGCAGGCCGAACAGAATGTGGATGGCTACGGCAACTGGAGCAACAGCCGCTGGAGCGTGGTGTTCAAGCGCACGCTGAAAACCGGAGATAAGAATGACACCCAGTTCGAGGGTCAGAAAACGGCGGTCGCCTTCGCCATCTGGAACGGCCGCAACAAGGAACGCAACGGTCAGAAAGGCGTCACACCCTTCCATGAATTGAGTTACCGCTGA
- a CDS encoding TorD/DmsD family molecular chaperone — MAETKEVSKKQQDDILVKFGETGSLEEIKEQRVSLHLARGRVYDILSNAFSYPWNRKFFRPKSLLEPLDVLLLNEEDWGTAKDSVNRFGKYLPRMALKQVQQEYIRVFGHAVSQECPPYEMQYGTEGGIQSQTDVLIQLGGFYETFGFEFPKSRGKERVDHIAVELAFMGYLCFREAYGITNDHDEKKIAIIRQSVKKFLRNHLGRWTPLFSIFTSRKAERGLYKDLVDILSLFIHNECYLLDVKPIKVEEPEYRSLSYSMENDLIANAPAECEPIK; from the coding sequence ATGGCCGAGACGAAAGAAGTCAGCAAGAAACAGCAGGACGACATCCTGGTTAAGTTCGGGGAAACCGGGAGCCTGGAAGAAATCAAGGAGCAACGGGTGTCTTTGCATCTGGCACGTGGCCGGGTTTACGACATTCTGTCGAATGCGTTCAGCTACCCGTGGAACCGCAAGTTTTTTCGCCCGAAATCCCTTCTGGAGCCGTTGGACGTCCTGTTGCTGAATGAAGAAGACTGGGGCACGGCCAAAGACAGCGTCAATCGTTTCGGCAAATACCTGCCGCGCATGGCGCTCAAACAGGTACAGCAGGAGTATATCCGCGTGTTCGGCCACGCGGTTTCTCAGGAGTGCCCGCCTTACGAAATGCAGTATGGCACCGAGGGCGGCATCCAGTCCCAGACCGACGTTCTGATCCAGTTGGGCGGATTTTATGAAACGTTCGGGTTTGAATTCCCCAAAAGTCGTGGCAAGGAGCGCGTGGACCACATCGCCGTGGAACTGGCGTTCATGGGCTACCTGTGTTTCCGGGAAGCCTACGGCATCACCAACGACCACGACGAAAAGAAGATCGCCATCATCCGGCAAAGCGTGAAAAAATTCCTGCGTAACCATCTCGGCCGGTGGACGCCGTTGTTTTCGATTTTCACGTCGCGCAAGGCGGAGCGTGGGTTGTACAAGGATCTGGTGGACATTCTGTCGCTGTTCATTCACAACGAATGCTATCTGCTCGACGTGAAGCCCATCAAGGTGGAAGAACCCGAGTACCGGTCGTTGTCGTACAGCATGGAAAACGACCTGATTGCCAATGCTCCGGCGGAGTGTGAGCCGATCAAGTAA